One window of Penaeus chinensis breed Huanghai No. 1 chromosome 1, ASM1920278v2, whole genome shotgun sequence genomic DNA carries:
- the LOC125026175 gene encoding protein HGV2-like isoform X2: MSESPVKAAATSASPKSSPSKKEIDTATQALNHFAQGKRHLVVGDISSAVNSLQEACRLLAEQYGETAPECGDAYFYYGRALLEMARMENGVLGNALDGVPDGDDMDNSQVENPEKMTEDEKNEVTEQVGKALEENFKDLEDVSKSKTAKQNGDTKAVESSGVEEAKMDVDSAGVSDSKNEDGGEKKDKVEKSAGEEKSKAETSDTDGTTTSKVEASSVDSENVDKESKPEKKEVVDTKDGSKEEAKKSEKVTEEKVKKVEKVEAKEEEGKTTEKGEGEKEKGSGDTKDEKGKEDAKVEEEKVKSEAKEEEMETDVTEKKEGSTEGEEEDEEEGDGDGDGEGEEESQEESQDEGEKEKGANQEEGEKTEEDEEVSNLQLSWEMLELAKVIYQKQQDENPEMAKKVAQVYLKLGEVGLESENYTQGIEDFKQCLQIQEKILEEDNRCLAETHYQLGVAHSFSDDFDKAIGSFTAAMKVIEMRITNLEKRIKEKKEWTEEQRKKDAAERPDPFYTEEGEIEELNKLLPEMKEKVTDMEEMKKDSKDRLQKAAKLPLDPVEAFMANAIGGTSKAGSSSQTGFDAPSSSKSSNPTEIKASNITHLVRKKRKPEDEVEGEEVKKAKGENGEAHGTANGTTNGTNGHSETMETEEKDTPSNGASTEELKEKAAEEMKKKTDLITGKTKAAS, encoded by the exons ATGTCCGAGTCGCCGGTAAAAGCTGCCGCGACCAGTGCCAGCCCCAAGAGCTCGCCGTCCAAGAAAGAGAT TGATACAGCAACCCAAGCTTTAAATCACTTTGCTCAGGGCAAGAGACACTTGGTTGTTGGTGACATTTCATCTGCAGTTAATTCTTTGCAG GAGGCATGTAGACTACTAGCAGAGCAATACGGTGAAACTGCTCCAGAGTGTGGTGATGCTTATTTCTACTATGGCCGTGCATTGCTTGAAATGGCACGCATGGAGAATGGAGTCTTAGGAAATGCTTTAGATGGAG TTCCCGATGGAGATGACATGGACAATTCCCAGGTAGAAAATCCTGAAAAAATGACAG AGGATGAGAAGAACGAGGTAACAGAACAGGTTGGGAAAGCATTGGAAGAAAACTTTAAAGATCTTGAGGATGTGTCAAAAAGTAAAACGGCAAAGCAGAATGGAGATACAAAGGCAGTGGAGTCTTCAGGTGTTGAGGAGGCTAAAATGGATGTAGATTCAGCTGGAGTGTCAGATTCCAAAAatgaagatggaggggagaagaaagataaagtagAGAAGTCGGcaggggaggaaaagagtaaagCAGAAACCTCGGACACTGATGGCACCACCACTTCCAAAGTAGAGGCTAGCTCAGTAGATAGTGAGAATGTAGACAAGGAAAGCAAGCCTGAGAAAAAGGAAGTTGTGGATACCAAAGATGGTTCCAAAGAGGAGGCAAAGAAATCGGAGAAGGTGACGGAGGAGAAGGTTAAGAAGGTTGAGAAGGTTGAGgctaaggaggaagaagggaaaaccactgagaagggagagggagagaaggaaaagggatcaGGAGACActaaagatgaaaagggaaaggaagatgccAAAGttgaagaggagaaagtaaaatcggaagcaaaggaagaggaaatggaaactgATGTCACTGAGAAGA AGGAAGGCAGTacagaaggtgaggaagaggatgaggaggaaggtgatggagatggagatggagaaggcgaggaagaatCTCAAGAAGAATCCCAGGATgaaggtgaaaaggagaaaggtgcCAACCAAGAAGAAG GGGAAAAGactgaagaggatgaggaagtatCAAACTTGCAGCTCTCTTGGGAGATGTTGGAGTTGGCAAAGGTTATCTATCAGAA GCAACAGGATGAAAACCCAGAGATGGCTAAGAAAGTTGCCCAAGTCTACCTAAAACTTGGAGAAGTAGGCTTGGAGAGCGAAAACTATACACAGGGTATTGAGGACTTCAAACAGTGTCTGCAAATACAG GAAAAAATTCTTGAGGAAGACAACAGGTGTTTGGCAGAAACCCATTACCAGCTTGGTGTAGCACACTCCTTCTCAGATGACTTTGACAAGGCAATTGGTAGCTTTACAGCAGCAATGAAGGTTATTGAAATGAGAATTACTAACCTTGAAAAACggataaaggagaaaaaggaatggacagaagagcaaagaaagaaagacg CTGCAGAGAGACCTGATCCATTCTATACTGAAGAAGGCGAGATTGAAGAATTAAACAAATTGTTAccagagatgaaggaaaaggttACAGAtatggaggaaatgaagaaagacagCAAGGACAGACTCCAGAAAGCGGCAAAG CTGCCTCTTGATCCTGTG gaagcATTCATGGCAAATGCAATTGGTGGTACCTCCAAAGCAGGATCTTCATCACAAACTGGATTTGATGCACCTTCAAGTTCTAAATCCTCAAACCCCACAGAAATAAAGGCTTCCAACATTACTCATCTTGTAAGAAAGAAG AGGAAACCAGAAGATGAggttgagggagaagaggtgaaaaaggCAAAAGGCGAGAATGGGGAAGCTCATGGAACTGCTAATGGAACTACCAATGGCACCAATGGGCACTCTGAAACCATGGAAACAGAGGAAAAG GATACCCCTTCAAATGGGGCAAGCACTGAAGAATTAAAGGAGAAAGCAgctgaagagatgaagaaaaagacggaTTTGATCACTGGGAAAACCAAGGCAGCATCCTAG
- the LOC125026175 gene encoding protein HGV2-like isoform X1 — MSESPVKAAATSASPKSSPSKKEIDTATQALNHFAQGKRHLVVGDISSAVNSLQEACRLLAEQYGETAPECGDAYFYYGRALLEMARMENGVLGNALDGVPDGDDMDNSQVENPEKMTEDEKNEVTEQVGKALEENFKDLEDVSKSKTAKQNGDTKAVESSGVEEAKMDVDSAGVSDSKNEDGGEKKDKVEKSAGEEKSKAETSDTDGTTTSKVEASSVDSENVDKESKPEKKEVVDTKDGSKEEAKKSEKVTEEKVKKVEKVEAKEEEGKTTEKGEGEKEKGSGDTKDEKGKEDAKVEEEKVKSEAKEEEMETDVTEKKEGSTEGEEEDEEEGDGDGDGEGEEESQEESQDEGEKEKGANQEEGEKTEEDEEVSNLQLSWEMLELAKVIYQKQQDENPEMAKKVAQVYLKLGEVGLESENYTQGIEDFKQCLQIQEKILEEDNRCLAETHYQLGVAHSFSDDFDKAIGSFTAAMKVIEMRITNLEKRIKEKKEWTEEQRKKDAAERPDPFYTEEGEIEELNKLLPEMKEKVTDMEEMKKDSKDRLQKAAKLPLDPVEAFMANAIGGTSKAGSSSQTGFDAPSSSKSSNPTEIKASNITHLVRKKQRKPEDEVEGEEVKKAKGENGEAHGTANGTTNGTNGHSETMETEEKDTPSNGASTEELKEKAAEEMKKKTDLITGKTKAAS, encoded by the exons ATGTCCGAGTCGCCGGTAAAAGCTGCCGCGACCAGTGCCAGCCCCAAGAGCTCGCCGTCCAAGAAAGAGAT TGATACAGCAACCCAAGCTTTAAATCACTTTGCTCAGGGCAAGAGACACTTGGTTGTTGGTGACATTTCATCTGCAGTTAATTCTTTGCAG GAGGCATGTAGACTACTAGCAGAGCAATACGGTGAAACTGCTCCAGAGTGTGGTGATGCTTATTTCTACTATGGCCGTGCATTGCTTGAAATGGCACGCATGGAGAATGGAGTCTTAGGAAATGCTTTAGATGGAG TTCCCGATGGAGATGACATGGACAATTCCCAGGTAGAAAATCCTGAAAAAATGACAG AGGATGAGAAGAACGAGGTAACAGAACAGGTTGGGAAAGCATTGGAAGAAAACTTTAAAGATCTTGAGGATGTGTCAAAAAGTAAAACGGCAAAGCAGAATGGAGATACAAAGGCAGTGGAGTCTTCAGGTGTTGAGGAGGCTAAAATGGATGTAGATTCAGCTGGAGTGTCAGATTCCAAAAatgaagatggaggggagaagaaagataaagtagAGAAGTCGGcaggggaggaaaagagtaaagCAGAAACCTCGGACACTGATGGCACCACCACTTCCAAAGTAGAGGCTAGCTCAGTAGATAGTGAGAATGTAGACAAGGAAAGCAAGCCTGAGAAAAAGGAAGTTGTGGATACCAAAGATGGTTCCAAAGAGGAGGCAAAGAAATCGGAGAAGGTGACGGAGGAGAAGGTTAAGAAGGTTGAGAAGGTTGAGgctaaggaggaagaagggaaaaccactgagaagggagagggagagaaggaaaagggatcaGGAGACActaaagatgaaaagggaaaggaagatgccAAAGttgaagaggagaaagtaaaatcggaagcaaaggaagaggaaatggaaactgATGTCACTGAGAAGA AGGAAGGCAGTacagaaggtgaggaagaggatgaggaggaaggtgatggagatggagatggagaaggcgaggaagaatCTCAAGAAGAATCCCAGGATgaaggtgaaaaggagaaaggtgcCAACCAAGAAGAAG GGGAAAAGactgaagaggatgaggaagtatCAAACTTGCAGCTCTCTTGGGAGATGTTGGAGTTGGCAAAGGTTATCTATCAGAA GCAACAGGATGAAAACCCAGAGATGGCTAAGAAAGTTGCCCAAGTCTACCTAAAACTTGGAGAAGTAGGCTTGGAGAGCGAAAACTATACACAGGGTATTGAGGACTTCAAACAGTGTCTGCAAATACAG GAAAAAATTCTTGAGGAAGACAACAGGTGTTTGGCAGAAACCCATTACCAGCTTGGTGTAGCACACTCCTTCTCAGATGACTTTGACAAGGCAATTGGTAGCTTTACAGCAGCAATGAAGGTTATTGAAATGAGAATTACTAACCTTGAAAAACggataaaggagaaaaaggaatggacagaagagcaaagaaagaaagacg CTGCAGAGAGACCTGATCCATTCTATACTGAAGAAGGCGAGATTGAAGAATTAAACAAATTGTTAccagagatgaaggaaaaggttACAGAtatggaggaaatgaagaaagacagCAAGGACAGACTCCAGAAAGCGGCAAAG CTGCCTCTTGATCCTGTG gaagcATTCATGGCAAATGCAATTGGTGGTACCTCCAAAGCAGGATCTTCATCACAAACTGGATTTGATGCACCTTCAAGTTCTAAATCCTCAAACCCCACAGAAATAAAGGCTTCCAACATTACTCATCTTGTAAGAAAGAAG CAGAGGAAACCAGAAGATGAggttgagggagaagaggtgaaaaaggCAAAAGGCGAGAATGGGGAAGCTCATGGAACTGCTAATGGAACTACCAATGGCACCAATGGGCACTCTGAAACCATGGAAACAGAGGAAAAG GATACCCCTTCAAATGGGGCAAGCACTGAAGAATTAAAGGAGAAAGCAgctgaagagatgaagaaaaagacggaTTTGATCACTGGGAAAACCAAGGCAGCATCCTAG
- the LOC125026175 gene encoding protein HGV2-like isoform X3 yields the protein MSESPVKAAATSASPKSSPSKKEIDTATQALNHFAQGKRHLVVGDISSAVNSLQEACRLLAEQYGETAPECGDAYFYYGRALLEMARMENGVLGNALDGVPDGDDMDNSQVENPEKMTEDEKNEVTEQVGKALEENFKDLEDVSKSKTAKQNGDTKAVESSGVEEAKMDVDSAGVSDSKNEDGGEKKDKVEKSAGEEKSKAETSDTDGTTTSKVEASSVDSENVDKESKPEKKEVVDTKDGSKEEAKKSEKVTEEKVKKVEKVEAKEEEGKTTEKGEGEKEKGSGDTKDEKGKEDAKVEEEKVKSEAKEEEMETDVTEKKEGSTEGEEEDEEEGDGDGDGEGEEESQEESQDEGEKEKGANQEEGEKTEEDEEVSNLQLSWEMLELAKVIYQKQQDENPEMAKKVAQVYLKLGEVGLESENYTQGIEDFKQCLQIQEKILEEDNRCLAETHYQLGVAHSFSDDFDKAIGSFTAAMKVIEMRITNLEKRIKEKKEWTEEQRKKDAAERPDPFYTEEGEIEELNKLLPEMKEKVTDMEEMKKDSKDRLQKAAKEAFMANAIGGTSKAGSSSQTGFDAPSSSKSSNPTEIKASNITHLVRKKQRKPEDEVEGEEVKKAKGENGEAHGTANGTTNGTNGHSETMETEEKDTPSNGASTEELKEKAAEEMKKKTDLITGKTKAAS from the exons ATGTCCGAGTCGCCGGTAAAAGCTGCCGCGACCAGTGCCAGCCCCAAGAGCTCGCCGTCCAAGAAAGAGAT TGATACAGCAACCCAAGCTTTAAATCACTTTGCTCAGGGCAAGAGACACTTGGTTGTTGGTGACATTTCATCTGCAGTTAATTCTTTGCAG GAGGCATGTAGACTACTAGCAGAGCAATACGGTGAAACTGCTCCAGAGTGTGGTGATGCTTATTTCTACTATGGCCGTGCATTGCTTGAAATGGCACGCATGGAGAATGGAGTCTTAGGAAATGCTTTAGATGGAG TTCCCGATGGAGATGACATGGACAATTCCCAGGTAGAAAATCCTGAAAAAATGACAG AGGATGAGAAGAACGAGGTAACAGAACAGGTTGGGAAAGCATTGGAAGAAAACTTTAAAGATCTTGAGGATGTGTCAAAAAGTAAAACGGCAAAGCAGAATGGAGATACAAAGGCAGTGGAGTCTTCAGGTGTTGAGGAGGCTAAAATGGATGTAGATTCAGCTGGAGTGTCAGATTCCAAAAatgaagatggaggggagaagaaagataaagtagAGAAGTCGGcaggggaggaaaagagtaaagCAGAAACCTCGGACACTGATGGCACCACCACTTCCAAAGTAGAGGCTAGCTCAGTAGATAGTGAGAATGTAGACAAGGAAAGCAAGCCTGAGAAAAAGGAAGTTGTGGATACCAAAGATGGTTCCAAAGAGGAGGCAAAGAAATCGGAGAAGGTGACGGAGGAGAAGGTTAAGAAGGTTGAGAAGGTTGAGgctaaggaggaagaagggaaaaccactgagaagggagagggagagaaggaaaagggatcaGGAGACActaaagatgaaaagggaaaggaagatgccAAAGttgaagaggagaaagtaaaatcggaagcaaaggaagaggaaatggaaactgATGTCACTGAGAAGA AGGAAGGCAGTacagaaggtgaggaagaggatgaggaggaaggtgatggagatggagatggagaaggcgaggaagaatCTCAAGAAGAATCCCAGGATgaaggtgaaaaggagaaaggtgcCAACCAAGAAGAAG GGGAAAAGactgaagaggatgaggaagtatCAAACTTGCAGCTCTCTTGGGAGATGTTGGAGTTGGCAAAGGTTATCTATCAGAA GCAACAGGATGAAAACCCAGAGATGGCTAAGAAAGTTGCCCAAGTCTACCTAAAACTTGGAGAAGTAGGCTTGGAGAGCGAAAACTATACACAGGGTATTGAGGACTTCAAACAGTGTCTGCAAATACAG GAAAAAATTCTTGAGGAAGACAACAGGTGTTTGGCAGAAACCCATTACCAGCTTGGTGTAGCACACTCCTTCTCAGATGACTTTGACAAGGCAATTGGTAGCTTTACAGCAGCAATGAAGGTTATTGAAATGAGAATTACTAACCTTGAAAAACggataaaggagaaaaaggaatggacagaagagcaaagaaagaaagacg CTGCAGAGAGACCTGATCCATTCTATACTGAAGAAGGCGAGATTGAAGAATTAAACAAATTGTTAccagagatgaaggaaaaggttACAGAtatggaggaaatgaagaaagacagCAAGGACAGACTCCAGAAAGCGGCAAAG gaagcATTCATGGCAAATGCAATTGGTGGTACCTCCAAAGCAGGATCTTCATCACAAACTGGATTTGATGCACCTTCAAGTTCTAAATCCTCAAACCCCACAGAAATAAAGGCTTCCAACATTACTCATCTTGTAAGAAAGAAG CAGAGGAAACCAGAAGATGAggttgagggagaagaggtgaaaaaggCAAAAGGCGAGAATGGGGAAGCTCATGGAACTGCTAATGGAACTACCAATGGCACCAATGGGCACTCTGAAACCATGGAAACAGAGGAAAAG GATACCCCTTCAAATGGGGCAAGCACTGAAGAATTAAAGGAGAAAGCAgctgaagagatgaagaaaaagacggaTTTGATCACTGGGAAAACCAAGGCAGCATCCTAG
- the LOC125026175 gene encoding protein HGV2-like isoform X4, translating to MSESPVKAAATSASPKSSPSKKEIDTATQALNHFAQGKRHLVVGDISSAVNSLQEACRLLAEQYGETAPECGDAYFYYGRALLEMARMENGVLGNALDGVPDGDDMDNSQVENPEKMTEDEKNEVTEQVGKALEENFKDLEDVSKSKTAKQNGDTKAVESSGVEEAKMDVDSAGVSDSKNEDGGEKKDKVEKSAGEEKSKAETSDTDGTTTSKVEASSVDSENVDKESKPEKKEVVDTKDGSKEEAKKSEKVTEEKVKKVEKVEAKEEEGKTTEKGEGEKEKGSGDTKDEKGKEDAKVEEEKVKSEAKEEEMETDVTEKKEGSTEGEEEDEEEGDGDGDGEGEEESQEESQDEGEKEKGANQEEGEKTEEDEEVSNLQLSWEMLELAKVIYQKQQDENPEMAKKVAQVYLKLGEVGLESENYTQGIEDFKQCLQIQEKILEEDNRCLAETHYQLGVAHSFSDDFDKAIGSFTAAMKVIEMRITNLEKRIKEKKEWTEEQRKKDAAERPDPFYTEEGEIEELNKLLPEMKEKVTDMEEMKKDSKDRLQKAAKEAFMANAIGGTSKAGSSSQTGFDAPSSSKSSNPTEIKASNITHLVRKKRKPEDEVEGEEVKKAKGENGEAHGTANGTTNGTNGHSETMETEEKDTPSNGASTEELKEKAAEEMKKKTDLITGKTKAAS from the exons ATGTCCGAGTCGCCGGTAAAAGCTGCCGCGACCAGTGCCAGCCCCAAGAGCTCGCCGTCCAAGAAAGAGAT TGATACAGCAACCCAAGCTTTAAATCACTTTGCTCAGGGCAAGAGACACTTGGTTGTTGGTGACATTTCATCTGCAGTTAATTCTTTGCAG GAGGCATGTAGACTACTAGCAGAGCAATACGGTGAAACTGCTCCAGAGTGTGGTGATGCTTATTTCTACTATGGCCGTGCATTGCTTGAAATGGCACGCATGGAGAATGGAGTCTTAGGAAATGCTTTAGATGGAG TTCCCGATGGAGATGACATGGACAATTCCCAGGTAGAAAATCCTGAAAAAATGACAG AGGATGAGAAGAACGAGGTAACAGAACAGGTTGGGAAAGCATTGGAAGAAAACTTTAAAGATCTTGAGGATGTGTCAAAAAGTAAAACGGCAAAGCAGAATGGAGATACAAAGGCAGTGGAGTCTTCAGGTGTTGAGGAGGCTAAAATGGATGTAGATTCAGCTGGAGTGTCAGATTCCAAAAatgaagatggaggggagaagaaagataaagtagAGAAGTCGGcaggggaggaaaagagtaaagCAGAAACCTCGGACACTGATGGCACCACCACTTCCAAAGTAGAGGCTAGCTCAGTAGATAGTGAGAATGTAGACAAGGAAAGCAAGCCTGAGAAAAAGGAAGTTGTGGATACCAAAGATGGTTCCAAAGAGGAGGCAAAGAAATCGGAGAAGGTGACGGAGGAGAAGGTTAAGAAGGTTGAGAAGGTTGAGgctaaggaggaagaagggaaaaccactgagaagggagagggagagaaggaaaagggatcaGGAGACActaaagatgaaaagggaaaggaagatgccAAAGttgaagaggagaaagtaaaatcggaagcaaaggaagaggaaatggaaactgATGTCACTGAGAAGA AGGAAGGCAGTacagaaggtgaggaagaggatgaggaggaaggtgatggagatggagatggagaaggcgaggaagaatCTCAAGAAGAATCCCAGGATgaaggtgaaaaggagaaaggtgcCAACCAAGAAGAAG GGGAAAAGactgaagaggatgaggaagtatCAAACTTGCAGCTCTCTTGGGAGATGTTGGAGTTGGCAAAGGTTATCTATCAGAA GCAACAGGATGAAAACCCAGAGATGGCTAAGAAAGTTGCCCAAGTCTACCTAAAACTTGGAGAAGTAGGCTTGGAGAGCGAAAACTATACACAGGGTATTGAGGACTTCAAACAGTGTCTGCAAATACAG GAAAAAATTCTTGAGGAAGACAACAGGTGTTTGGCAGAAACCCATTACCAGCTTGGTGTAGCACACTCCTTCTCAGATGACTTTGACAAGGCAATTGGTAGCTTTACAGCAGCAATGAAGGTTATTGAAATGAGAATTACTAACCTTGAAAAACggataaaggagaaaaaggaatggacagaagagcaaagaaagaaagacg CTGCAGAGAGACCTGATCCATTCTATACTGAAGAAGGCGAGATTGAAGAATTAAACAAATTGTTAccagagatgaaggaaaaggttACAGAtatggaggaaatgaagaaagacagCAAGGACAGACTCCAGAAAGCGGCAAAG gaagcATTCATGGCAAATGCAATTGGTGGTACCTCCAAAGCAGGATCTTCATCACAAACTGGATTTGATGCACCTTCAAGTTCTAAATCCTCAAACCCCACAGAAATAAAGGCTTCCAACATTACTCATCTTGTAAGAAAGAAG AGGAAACCAGAAGATGAggttgagggagaagaggtgaaaaaggCAAAAGGCGAGAATGGGGAAGCTCATGGAACTGCTAATGGAACTACCAATGGCACCAATGGGCACTCTGAAACCATGGAAACAGAGGAAAAG GATACCCCTTCAAATGGGGCAAGCACTGAAGAATTAAAGGAGAAAGCAgctgaagagatgaagaaaaagacggaTTTGATCACTGGGAAAACCAAGGCAGCATCCTAG